One window of Saprospiraceae bacterium genomic DNA carries:
- a CDS encoding tandem-95 repeat protein — protein sequence MKSAILFLFLSIFSLRCFCQIKDLEQNSKRQEPRTKNNFDKAKLARISFQKLDLNYKTLESDASGFPKRFSCKLIHAIEAKQRSTYWEQNLLDLLGLRHETGVSYQKISEDLDKRGIWHAKFDQFYNGIIVLGGQYFIHEYIDRQILGHGNVLMPESRINARVDSSQIQNFIENYFRNKNLLDDPIHASNFQLAYWFNTNEQKWFLIYKTTVRCNTYENWMVYLDASTGQILKSTKTQCSFHKEDAHIGRDPKVCCDEIKQKSNSANSEIAGGETTLAKDLNGVDRTINVWREGADVYLIDASKPMFKAGQFQLANPIGAIWTLDAKNSFNPFPGKDQISSKTNNYTTVSVSTHYNAGQVYDYFYNTHDRNSIDGKGTTITSYVNFGSNYVGAFWSNGTIHYGNGNVSKGYLPFAKGIDIGAHEISHGIIDASAGLEYDAETGAINESFADIFGVLVDRTDWTLGEDIIVPGHPIRPTGVERNMADPNQGLPKDSFRIGWQPKHVNQQYKGLEDGGGVHWNSGIPNHAFYLFVQGMINTAGSEEAAKQIAEQVYYHALIFYLTRQADFKDLRASIEQACKDLYANNADVLASANTAFDMVGITSSNNPGGGLFDFSQKDLPVNPGTEFVVCTRFNVNANRNEGVYIRDMTTHTFQQLSNLNIVSKPSVTDDGTDIYFVATDLKVYRLRYNPSTFTYDQSLLIDNPVYRNVSVSKDGRFISLLELPTQNNNKLKVRDLLTQDEQIFTLTNTELQVGLQSSTVTQIGSMDFDPSGQYIMYDCFSTNVIVGGNSFQQWDIGVLRFWDVAGDQFGDGAIEKLFRAPLADISQDVVYQFRNPVFAKNSPYVLAFDFYFTDFGNQTYGGSFGIVGTNIEKGELKYIQQQRVGLAYPNYSMEDDSLSFDDGFQTPTRPTRIHTVGLAASKIDSNGTSNRFLNGYRWASRFGNGKRKLINYFPLAAADHFVTDEDQQLAATVVTNDRPSNDGSNNWKLKGANGGALKGTVTMMQDGQFVYKPDPNYFGSDQFNYVLCDVDSDCSEATVLIDINSINDIPIAVIDNFITNEDQNLNGDVSTNDQPCIDGGNQWKLKGTNGGALRGVVSMDVDGKFNYKPEADFHGQDEFSYTLCDVDSDCSEAIVRVMINSTNDIPIAVVDNFILDEDQELNADVALNDQPSPDGGNQLKLKGSNGGALKAIVTMNLDGTFNFKPISNYYGMDEFTYELCDANSDCSQTTVKVLINSVNDLPIAFEDNFSSDEDQVLSGNVNANDVLSPDGGNQWKLKGANGGALKGVVSMNPDGQFSYKPDANYFGTDQFVYELCDGEPDCAEALVNITINSINDLPVAINDQYSTKQNQMVVGDVSLNDVASGDGGNLWLLVGANGGAANGTVSLDPLGAFSYQPKLDFVGMDSFRYRMCDTDPDCATATVNINVESTVGTHEKLIPMVISISPNPFQNNLLIKFDSKSNSTGLLTFFNILGKCTEQQQITINSGQQLINLNTSDLNEGIYILRIQIENQNQHIKLIKK from the coding sequence ATGAAAAGCGCAATTTTATTTTTATTTTTAAGTATATTTTCACTAAGGTGTTTTTGTCAAATTAAAGACCTGGAACAAAATTCTAAAAGGCAAGAACCCAGGACAAAGAATAATTTTGATAAGGCTAAGTTAGCGCGTATCAGTTTCCAAAAATTGGATTTAAATTATAAGACACTGGAATCAGATGCTTCAGGATTTCCTAAGAGATTTTCCTGCAAATTAATACATGCAATCGAAGCAAAGCAAAGATCGACCTATTGGGAACAAAATTTATTAGACTTATTAGGCCTTAGGCATGAAACGGGAGTTAGTTATCAGAAAATTTCTGAGGACTTAGATAAAAGGGGGATTTGGCATGCCAAGTTTGATCAGTTTTACAATGGAATTATTGTTTTAGGAGGGCAATATTTTATACATGAATATATAGACCGTCAGATTCTGGGTCATGGAAATGTGTTAATGCCTGAATCAAGAATTAATGCAAGAGTTGATTCATCTCAAATTCAAAATTTTATTGAAAATTATTTTAGAAATAAAAACCTTTTGGATGACCCAATTCACGCGTCAAATTTTCAACTGGCATATTGGTTTAATACCAACGAACAAAAATGGTTTCTAATATACAAAACGACTGTTCGTTGTAATACATATGAAAACTGGATGGTATATCTGGATGCAAGCACAGGTCAAATTTTGAAATCTACAAAAACACAGTGTAGTTTTCACAAAGAGGATGCCCACATCGGAAGAGATCCCAAAGTTTGTTGTGATGAAATTAAACAAAAAAGCAATTCAGCCAATTCAGAAATTGCTGGAGGTGAAACAACCCTGGCAAAAGATTTAAATGGGGTGGACCGTACCATCAATGTTTGGCGTGAAGGAGCAGATGTTTATCTTATTGATGCTTCAAAACCAATGTTTAAAGCAGGTCAATTCCAATTAGCTAATCCTATAGGAGCTATCTGGACACTGGATGCTAAAAATTCATTCAATCCTTTTCCTGGAAAAGATCAGATCAGTTCGAAGACAAATAATTATACAACAGTATCCGTTTCCACGCATTACAATGCGGGCCAGGTGTATGATTACTTTTACAATACACACGATAGAAATTCTATTGATGGAAAAGGCACAACCATTACTTCTTATGTAAATTTTGGATCCAATTATGTAGGAGCCTTTTGGTCCAATGGAACGATTCATTACGGGAATGGAAATGTTTCTAAAGGCTATTTACCTTTTGCTAAAGGAATCGATATTGGCGCACATGAAATTTCTCATGGAATTATCGATGCATCTGCAGGATTGGAATATGATGCTGAAACCGGTGCAATTAATGAATCGTTTGCAGATATATTTGGAGTGCTGGTCGATCGAACAGATTGGACGCTTGGAGAAGATATCATTGTTCCGGGACATCCAATACGCCCAACAGGCGTGGAGCGAAACATGGCAGATCCCAACCAGGGATTGCCGAAAGACAGTTTTCGGATTGGGTGGCAACCAAAACACGTGAATCAACAATATAAAGGATTGGAAGATGGTGGTGGTGTACATTGGAACAGTGGTATTCCGAATCATGCATTTTATTTATTTGTGCAAGGTATGATCAACACAGCCGGCAGTGAGGAAGCAGCTAAACAAATAGCCGAGCAAGTATATTATCATGCATTGATTTTTTATTTGACCCGGCAAGCTGATTTTAAAGATTTACGTGCATCTATCGAACAAGCATGTAAAGATTTATATGCAAATAATGCCGATGTTTTAGCCTCAGCAAATACTGCATTTGATATGGTTGGAATCACAAGCAGCAATAATCCGGGTGGCGGCTTGTTTGATTTTAGTCAAAAAGATTTGCCGGTTAACCCCGGAACAGAATTTGTAGTGTGCACCCGATTTAATGTAAATGCCAACAGAAATGAAGGGGTTTATATTAGAGATATGACGACGCATACATTCCAGCAATTGAGTAATTTAAATATTGTAAGCAAACCTTCTGTGACAGATGATGGCACCGACATTTATTTTGTTGCTACTGATTTAAAAGTGTATCGTCTGCGATACAATCCAAGTACATTTACATATGATCAAAGTTTACTGATTGATAATCCAGTTTACCGAAATGTGAGTGTCTCTAAAGATGGTAGATTTATTTCATTGCTCGAATTACCAACGCAGAATAATAATAAATTAAAAGTACGCGATTTGCTTACTCAGGATGAGCAAATATTTACGTTAACAAATACAGAATTACAGGTAGGCTTGCAGAGTTCGACCGTTACACAAATTGGATCTATGGATTTTGATCCTAGCGGACAATATATTATGTATGATTGTTTTAGTACCAATGTAATTGTTGGAGGAAATTCATTTCAACAATGGGATATTGGCGTGCTCCGTTTTTGGGATGTTGCAGGAGATCAATTTGGAGATGGTGCGATTGAAAAATTGTTTCGCGCTCCTTTGGCTGATATCAGTCAAGATGTAGTTTATCAATTTAGAAATCCGGTTTTTGCTAAAAATTCTCCTTATGTCTTGGCTTTTGATTTTTATTTCACTGACTTTGGAAATCAAACTTATGGTGGCAGTTTTGGAATTGTAGGGACCAATATTGAAAAGGGAGAATTAAAATATATTCAACAACAACGAGTCGGATTGGCTTATCCAAATTATTCAATGGAAGATGACAGTTTGAGTTTTGACGATGGGTTTCAAACACCTACGCGACCTACTCGAATTCATACAGTCGGATTGGCAGCTTCAAAAATAGATTCGAATGGAACATCAAATCGTTTTCTCAATGGCTACCGTTGGGCGAGTCGATTTGGTAATGGGAAACGAAAATTAATTAATTATTTTCCACTTGCAGCAGCTGATCATTTTGTAACAGACGAAGATCAACAACTTGCTGCGACGGTTGTAACCAATGATCGCCCCAGCAATGATGGCTCGAATAATTGGAAATTGAAGGGCGCAAATGGAGGTGCTTTAAAAGGGACTGTTACCATGATGCAAGACGGTCAATTTGTTTATAAACCCGATCCCAATTATTTTGGATCTGACCAGTTTAATTATGTCTTGTGTGATGTTGATTCTGATTGTTCGGAAGCAACTGTTTTAATTGATATAAATTCCATAAACGACATTCCCATCGCAGTTATAGATAATTTTATAACAAATGAAGATCAGAACTTAAATGGAGATGTATCAACAAACGATCAACCATGTATAGATGGCGGGAACCAATGGAAATTAAAAGGAACCAATGGCGGCGCATTGAGAGGTGTTGTCAGTATGGATGTTGATGGTAAATTTAATTACAAGCCTGAAGCAGATTTTCACGGTCAGGATGAATTTAGTTATACATTGTGTGATGTAGATTCGGATTGTTCAGAAGCTATTGTTAGAGTAATGATTAATTCCACCAATGATATTCCCATCGCAGTTGTAGATAATTTTATTTTAGATGAAGATCAGGAATTAAATGCGGATGTTGCTTTAAATGATCAACCTAGTCCAGATGGAGGAAATCAATTGAAATTAAAAGGTTCCAATGGAGGTGCTTTAAAGGCAATAGTAACAATGAATTTAGATGGTACGTTTAATTTCAAGCCTATTTCAAATTATTATGGAATGGATGAATTTACCTATGAATTATGTGACGCAAATTCTGATTGTTCTCAGACTACAGTCAAGGTATTAATTAATTCGGTAAACGACTTACCCATCGCTTTTGAAGATAATTTTAGTTCTGATGAAGACCAGGTATTATCTGGAAATGTTAATGCAAATGATGTTTTAAGTCCAGATGGAGGAAATCAATGGAAATTAAAAGGTGCGAATGGTGGTGCTTTAAAAGGAGTAGTAAGCATGAATCCCGATGGCCAGTTTAGTTACAAACCTGATGCAAATTATTTTGGGACAGACCAATTTGTATATGAATTGTGCGATGGAGAACCCGATTGCGCAGAGGCTTTGGTAAATATTACCATCAATTCAATTAACGATTTACCGGTTGCAATTAATGACCAATATAGCACCAAACAGAATCAAATGGTGGTTGGAGATGTTTCTCTCAATGACGTTGCAAGTGGTGATGGAGGCAATTTATGGTTGTTGGTAGGTGCGAATGGAGGTGCTGCCAATGGAACCGTTAGTTTAGATCCTTTGGGTGCATTTAGTTATCAGCCTAAATTGGATTTTGTCGGAATGGATTCGTTTCGATATAGAATGTGTGATACTGATCCGGATTGTGCAACGGCAACCGTAAACATAAACGTTGAATCAACAGTAGGAACCCATGAGAAGTTAATTCCTATGGTGATATCCATAAGTCCAAATCCGTTTCAAAATAACCTCTTGATTAAATTTGATTCAAAATCAAATTCGACTGGATTGTTAACCTTTTTTAATATTCTTGGAAAATGTACAGAACAACAACAAATAACAATTAATTCAGGGCAGCAGTTGATAAATTTAAATACAAGTGATTTAAATGAAGGTATTTATATTTTAAGAATACAAATTGAAAATCAGAATCAACATATTAAGTTAATAAAGAAATAG
- a CDS encoding T9SS type A sorting domain-containing protein translates to MRIKFVFLFLISCSFGVLKSQTILNYFNAQVLNGQVILNWEIQTGNTCDGIEIQHSTDSISYYKIGEIKGVCGSKTENISYEFKHLFPQKNRKNYYRLQLGGFAFSELETVEVLDFKNGYLLRPNPAQDKLQLKFDRDLGSFQIRIIDLQGHAVVNTQGMGSGIYLDASDWSPGVYVFMIQTEDILPIKGRLIKL, encoded by the coding sequence ATGCGTATTAAATTCGTTTTTCTGTTTTTGATTTCTTGTAGTTTTGGAGTATTAAAATCCCAAACCATTTTAAATTATTTTAATGCACAGGTATTAAATGGCCAGGTTATTTTAAATTGGGAAATTCAAACTGGGAATACCTGTGATGGAATTGAAATACAACATAGCACGGACAGCATTTCATATTATAAAATTGGAGAAATAAAAGGAGTTTGTGGCAGCAAAACAGAAAACATATCCTATGAATTTAAACATCTGTTTCCTCAAAAAAACAGGAAAAATTATTACAGATTGCAATTGGGAGGATTTGCATTTTCTGAATTGGAAACCGTGGAAGTATTAGATTTTAAAAATGGATATCTCTTAAGACCCAATCCAGCTCAAGACAAGCTTCAACTTAAATTTGATCGTGATTTGGGAAGTTTTCAAATACGAATCATTGATTTGCAGGGACATGCGGTTGTAAATACCCAAGGAATGGGGTCCGGGATTTATTTAGATGCCAGTGATTGGAGTCCCGGGGTCTATGTATTTATGATACAAACAGAGGATATTTTACCTATTAAAGGTCGTTTAATCAAATTATAA
- a CDS encoding CHAT domain-containing protein, which produces MNLVKQLTYIIVLIPFLVSGQSSESIAIKEIDSLLELSIDFAENQEFEKAFELNAMAEKLALSKFSNASVSFANCLLNKGKIYYYKSEFVDAEKWFLQSKPIFENTLGKGSSDYAMNLHMLGVINYMTGNYNRAEQYYLESRAIREEIFGKSSVDYAASILNLGLVYTDSGNYEKAEPLYLETKEIFEAKLKNMEHPLYLNCLNNLGILYYQMGIYNKAEPLGLEAKRIRERNLGKEHPEYAQSLNNLSVLYTAMGNYEKAEPFALEAKTIFKKVYGIEHPHYASSVSSLANLYYYKGNFEKALNLELEAREINEKVYGKVHPECALIINNLGNTYMDLRQMDKAEVCYLESMRIYEKVHGKDHPDYAWSLGNLANFYLANGQFEKAESFALEVKKLREKLLGKQHPHYLDVLYTLAYVYEIKKEYQIGERILEEAASLEQAQVSSAISYLSEQELAKYIDMYKRNGSDMANYTLACKESGGNCNKLTELVFNNALFYKGFLLKASSRMNVLASTNSLATDIYKKLKGYRRRLASEYSLPISERTNLLELEDKANAAEKELSSLISEYEAESKQLSWKDIQSKLTENEVAIEFLHLPIQFPHKSGKIIYIALILKSGIQQIEFIPLFYEESLDSLLQSNTLRRADHVNNLYTHFDRGAIAPEESKRTLYDILWRPLVKELTNVKTIYFSPSGLLHRINLDAVPISETETLADRYQLIGINSTRQLAIPSQIKNNRNDAVLFGGIQFEQDFTIKAEENLLTSRSMEELAFSSVDSTLRGGSWNYLPGTEREVNAIEKIMQSNEFTVDLKKGYLATEENFKNIGTNNTPSPRILHIATHGYFFADPKTNSQQSLFNNQTGSVFKMSEHPMLRSGLILAGGNAAWQGKQTLEGREDGILTAYEISQMNLSNTELVVLSACETGLGDIRGNEGVYGLQRAFKIAGAKYLIMSLWQVPDKQTSMLMTTFYKKLLELKMTIPDAFHAAQKELRDLGLDPYQWAGFVLVE; this is translated from the coding sequence ATGAATTTGGTCAAGCAATTAACTTATATAATTGTATTGATTCCTTTTTTGGTATCTGGTCAAAGCAGCGAATCCATTGCGATCAAAGAGATAGACAGTTTACTTGAATTGTCTATAGATTTTGCAGAAAATCAAGAGTTTGAAAAAGCTTTTGAACTGAATGCAATGGCTGAAAAATTAGCATTAAGTAAATTTAGCAATGCATCTGTTTCTTTCGCTAACTGTTTATTAAACAAGGGCAAAATTTATTATTATAAAAGTGAATTTGTTGATGCTGAAAAGTGGTTTTTACAATCCAAACCAATATTTGAAAATACATTAGGCAAAGGAAGTTCAGATTATGCTATGAACTTGCATATGCTAGGAGTAATTAACTATATGACTGGTAATTACAATAGAGCAGAACAGTATTATCTGGAGTCAAGAGCAATTAGAGAAGAAATCTTTGGAAAAAGCAGTGTAGATTATGCAGCCAGTATTTTGAATTTGGGTCTGGTATATACGGATTCTGGAAATTATGAGAAGGCAGAACCCTTGTATCTGGAAACGAAGGAAATTTTTGAAGCTAAATTGAAAAACATGGAGCATCCTTTATACTTAAACTGTCTTAATAATCTCGGAATTTTATATTATCAGATGGGAATCTATAATAAAGCGGAGCCCTTGGGATTAGAAGCGAAACGTATTCGCGAACGTAATTTGGGAAAAGAGCATCCTGAATATGCTCAAAGTCTTAACAACCTTTCAGTATTATATACGGCAATGGGGAATTATGAAAAAGCAGAACCATTTGCTTTAGAAGCAAAAACAATTTTTAAAAAAGTTTATGGCATAGAACATCCTCATTATGCATCCAGTGTTTCCAGCCTTGCAAATTTATATTATTATAAAGGTAATTTTGAAAAAGCACTAAACCTTGAACTCGAAGCTCGTGAAATAAATGAAAAAGTATATGGAAAAGTCCATCCAGAATGTGCACTTATTATCAATAATTTGGGAAATACCTATATGGACTTGAGACAAATGGATAAAGCAGAAGTATGTTATCTTGAATCTATGCGTATCTATGAAAAAGTGCACGGCAAGGATCATCCGGATTATGCCTGGAGTTTGGGAAATCTTGCAAATTTTTATCTTGCAAACGGTCAATTTGAAAAAGCAGAAAGTTTTGCTTTGGAAGTAAAAAAATTAAGGGAAAAACTTTTAGGAAAGCAACATCCGCATTACCTGGATGTTTTGTACACCTTAGCATATGTCTATGAAATTAAAAAAGAGTATCAAATTGGAGAACGGATTTTAGAAGAAGCTGCTTCTCTTGAACAAGCTCAGGTTTCTTCAGCAATTTCATATTTATCAGAACAGGAACTTGCCAAATATATAGACATGTATAAAAGGAATGGCAGTGATATGGCAAATTATACTTTAGCCTGTAAAGAGTCTGGTGGAAATTGTAATAAACTAACTGAATTAGTATTCAATAACGCGTTATTTTATAAAGGATTTTTATTAAAAGCAAGCTCAAGGATGAATGTTTTAGCAAGTACTAATTCGCTGGCTACAGATATTTATAAGAAACTAAAAGGCTATCGTCGTCGATTGGCTTCAGAATATTCTTTACCTATTTCAGAGCGAACAAACTTATTGGAATTAGAAGACAAAGCAAATGCTGCTGAAAAGGAATTATCAAGTTTAATTTCTGAATACGAAGCTGAAAGCAAACAACTTTCTTGGAAAGATATACAATCTAAACTTACTGAAAATGAGGTCGCTATTGAGTTTTTGCATTTACCAATTCAATTTCCTCATAAATCGGGAAAGATAATTTATATAGCATTAATACTAAAATCAGGAATCCAACAAATAGAATTTATACCTTTATTTTATGAGGAATCTCTTGATTCTTTATTGCAATCGAACACCTTGCGTCGGGCTGATCATGTTAATAATTTATATACCCATTTTGACCGGGGTGCAATTGCACCTGAAGAATCTAAAAGGACACTTTATGATATTCTTTGGAGACCTCTTGTTAAGGAACTAACAAATGTAAAAACAATTTATTTCTCTCCAAGTGGCTTATTACACAGAATTAATTTGGATGCAGTTCCTATTTCTGAAACAGAGACTTTAGCAGACAGGTATCAATTAATTGGGATAAACAGTACGAGGCAATTAGCCATTCCTTCACAAATAAAAAATAATCGAAACGATGCTGTTTTATTTGGAGGAATTCAATTTGAACAGGATTTTACAATCAAAGCAGAAGAGAATTTGCTTACATCCCGTTCAATGGAGGAATTAGCATTTAGTTCTGTAGATTCTACATTGAGAGGTGGAAGTTGGAATTATTTGCCCGGTACAGAACGAGAAGTGAATGCTATTGAAAAGATCATGCAATCTAATGAATTCACTGTTGACTTGAAAAAGGGATATCTGGCTACAGAAGAAAACTTCAAGAATATTGGGACAAACAATACTCCTTCACCTCGAATCCTACATATCGCAACGCATGGATATTTCTTTGCAGATCCCAAAACTAATAGTCAGCAGTCACTATTCAATAATCAAACAGGAAGCGTGTTTAAAATGAGTGAACATCCGATGCTTCGTTCCGGATTAATACTTGCAGGAGGCAACGCAGCCTGGCAAGGAAAACAAACACTGGAAGGACGAGAAGATGGAATTCTCACGGCATACGAAATTTCTCAGATGAATTTATCGAATACAGAACTCGTTGTGCTATCCGCATGTGAAACCGGATTAGGTGATATTCGGGGAAATGAAGGTGTATATGGATTACAACGTGCTTTTAAGATCGCTGGAGCAAAATATCTCATCATGAGTTTGTGGCAAGTACCAGATAAGCAAACCTCCATGTTGATGACAACATTTTACAAGAAATTGTTAGAATTGAAAATGACGATACCAGATGCATTCCATGCCGCTCAAAAAGAATTGCGGGATCTTGGATTGGATCCGTATCAATGGGCTGGGTTTGTGTTAGTTGAGTAA
- a CDS encoding T9SS type A sorting domain-containing protein encodes MKIISIGCLFWFLLNGSHGQGIVVDHNSVELFDSIPQQYKDAAAQLHMIFMDRSVGGNIDEYLNCLASPWSSARSFCKKYDHRDSNYAVSPKEVFWNGIWDRSRWRYEYWPTACSEDVQCFIDFMQARMDSFDVMGCQFSYLAVTPGSKIADPVNGFFGSKISRNHASVYSKFATDNPNKKIIWWTSSLARGIGSLESEAFNDQMRNYTQKNQQILFDVADILSHNPDGIPCYDNRDGIAYQTENNPDDGLNIPAICPQYTTETEGGHLGSISAGGIRVAKAFWVLMAQIAGWQRITSKAEEFDTIKINYFPVPTRDKLIFNIKGLNSNSLLEFSIIDLNGNLLKFQTENYYVNPKSYELLSIPLHDLENGMYIFKVRIGNFYKSMKIVVLH; translated from the coding sequence ATGAAGATTATAAGCATAGGATGTTTGTTCTGGTTTTTGCTAAATGGTTCACATGGACAAGGGATCGTGGTAGATCACAATTCTGTTGAATTATTTGACAGCATTCCACAACAATATAAAGACGCTGCAGCCCAATTGCATATGATTTTTATGGACCGTTCGGTTGGCGGAAATATCGACGAATATTTAAATTGTCTCGCATCACCCTGGAGCAGTGCCCGAAGTTTTTGTAAAAAATACGATCACAGAGATTCAAATTATGCAGTCTCACCTAAAGAGGTATTTTGGAATGGAATCTGGGATCGAAGCCGTTGGCGTTATGAATATTGGCCTACTGCTTGTTCGGAAGATGTCCAGTGTTTTATAGATTTTATGCAAGCCCGAATGGATTCTTTTGATGTAATGGGATGCCAGTTTAGTTATTTGGCTGTTACTCCAGGTTCAAAAATTGCGGATCCGGTCAATGGATTTTTTGGAAGTAAAATTTCCAGAAACCATGCAAGCGTTTATTCCAAATTTGCAACGGATAATCCAAACAAAAAAATTATTTGGTGGACCAGTTCCCTTGCACGCGGGATTGGTAGTTTAGAATCTGAAGCGTTTAACGATCAAATGCGCAACTATACCCAGAAAAATCAACAAATACTTTTTGATGTGGCAGATATTTTGTCTCACAATCCGGATGGAATCCCTTGTTATGACAATCGGGATGGCATAGCCTATCAAACGGAAAATAATCCAGACGATGGTTTAAATATACCGGCCATTTGTCCTCAGTATACTACTGAAACCGAAGGGGGACATCTAGGATCCATATCGGCAGGTGGTATTCGTGTTGCAAAAGCGTTTTGGGTTTTGATGGCTCAAATTGCAGGTTGGCAAAGAATCACCAGTAAGGCAGAAGAATTCGATACTATTAAAATAAATTATTTTCCCGTACCGACACGGGATAAATTGATATTCAATATTAAGGGATTGAATTCAAACAGTCTTTTGGAATTTTCCATAATTGATTTAAATGGAAACTTGTTAAAATTTCAAACAGAAAATTATTATGTAAATCCAAAGTCCTATGAATTGTTAAGCATCCCATTACATGATCTGGAGAATGGTATGTACATTTTTAAAGTGAGAATTGGTAATTTTTACAAATCCATGAAGATTGTTGTACTTCATTAA
- a CDS encoding nuclear transport factor 2 family protein, translating to MFKYFLVLCCFYASAQQSLPIISAAKSLHNALIQKDSMQLEELLHPELSYGHSNGWVETKQEVLNHILSNYLIYEHIVADSMHCQVSKKFAIVRFQAVHEVVLQGKAIRLNLHVCQVWIKSHKRWKLLARQSTKIG from the coding sequence ATGTTTAAATACTTCCTGGTGCTCTGTTGCTTTTACGCAAGTGCTCAGCAATCGTTGCCGATCATTTCAGCTGCCAAATCTCTGCATAATGCCTTGATTCAAAAAGATTCAATGCAACTTGAGGAACTCTTACATCCCGAGCTTTCATATGGTCATTCCAATGGTTGGGTTGAAACAAAACAAGAAGTATTAAATCATATCCTTTCAAACTATTTAATATATGAGCATATCGTAGCTGATAGCATGCACTGCCAGGTTTCAAAAAAATTTGCCATTGTCCGCTTTCAGGCTGTTCATGAAGTTGTTTTACAAGGTAAAGCCATCCGATTGAATTTACATGTTTGCCAGGTATGGATTAAATCTCATAAACGCTGGAAGCTGTTGGCTCGCCAAAGTACTAAAATTGGCTAG